One window of the Bos indicus isolate NIAB-ARS_2022 breed Sahiwal x Tharparkar chromosome 15, NIAB-ARS_B.indTharparkar_mat_pri_1.0, whole genome shotgun sequence genome contains the following:
- the OR10W1 gene encoding olfactory receptor 10W1: protein MSWGNHSLWMEFVFLAYPSQSEPRILSFLGVSLVYTWVITGNVLIMVAIQTEARLHTPMYYFLGSLSGVEIGYTAVVVPHLLANILRSEKTITLLGCATQMGFFIGLGSADCFLLASMAYDRHAAICHPLQYPLIMPRMLCARLVAASVVLGLCLSFQLVAFVFSLPFCPARGIQHFYCDVPPVMCLVCAQSHRHEQSVLVAATLAVAVPFLLIAASYASIVAAVFRAHSASGRHWAFSTCSSHLAVVLLQYGCCAFMYLRPSSSYHPEQDQFVSLVYTLGTPLLNPFVYTLRNSEMKEAIAKVLARSCLPRES from the coding sequence ATGTCCTGGGGAAACCACTCATTGTGGATGGAATTCGTGTTCCTGGCCTATCCCTCCCAGTCAGAGCCGCGCATCTTGTCCTTCCTTGGGGTCAGCCTGGTTTATACATGGGTCATCACTGGGAATGTCCTCATCATGGTGGCCATCCAGACCGAAGCCCGCCTCCACACGCCCATGTACTATTTCCTGGGCAGCCTCTCGGGAGTAGAAATCGGCTACACTGCTGTGGTGGTGCCCCACCTCCTGGCCAACATCCTACGGTCAGAGAAGACCATCACCCTGCTGGGCTGTGCCACTCAGATGGGCTTCTTCATCGGACTGGGCAGTGCCGACTGCTTCCTCCTGGCTTCCATGGCCTACGATCGCCACGCTGCCATCTGCCACCCGCTGCAGTACCCTCTCATCATGCCTCGGATGCTTTGCGCCCGCTTGGTGGCGGCCTCCGTGGTCCTCGGCCTCTGCCTGTCCTTCCAGCTGGTGGCCTTTGTCTTCTCTCTGCCCTTCTGCCCAGCTCGGGGCATTCAGCACTTTTACTGTGATGTGCCCCCAGTGATGTGTCTCGTTTGTGCCCAGAGCCACAGGCATGAACAGTCAGTGCTGGTGGCGGCCACACTGGCCGTCGCGGTGCCTTTCCTCCTGATCGCCGCCTCCTACGCCTCCATCGTGGCCGCGGTGTTCCGGGCCCACTCGGCCTCGGGCCGCCACTGGGCGTTttccacctgctcctcccacctcgCCGTGGTCCTGCTGCAGTACGGCTGCTGCGCCTTCATGTACCTGCGGCCCAGCTCCAGCTACCACCCCGAACAGGATCAGTTTGTCTCCCTGGTGTACACACTGGGGACCCCGTTGCTGAACCCGTTTGTCTACACCCTGAGGAACAGTGAGATGAAAGAGGCCATAGCAAAAGTTCTTGCCAGGAGTTGCCTCCCCCGGGAAAGCTAG